The Natrinema caseinilyticum genomic sequence GGTCACGGCGGTGGTCCTCGTCGCCGACGCGGTTTCCTCGCTCGAAGCGTCTCATCCGGTCGCGCTCTTCGGCTTCTTCACCGGGTTGATCGCCGCGTCGGCGATCACCCTCGGCCGGAGCCTTCGAGTCTCGTCCGTGGCTCACGTCAGCGCTGCGATCGCCGGTGCCGGACTCGCGCTCCTGGTCGCGACCGGGATCGTCGAACTCCCCGGGAGCGGGCCGCTCGTCATCGCGTTCGCCGGTGCGATCGCCGTCAGTGCGATGATCCTGCCGGGGATCTCGGGCTCGTTGATCCTGATCCTGCTCGGCCAGTACGTCTTCCTCACGAACGAACTGACCGCGTTCGTCGGCGCACTGGGCGGCCTGCTCGGCGACGGCTCGCTCGCGACCCTCGTCGATCCGGGACTGACCGTCGTGCTGTTCGTCGCCGGGGGCGTCGTCGGGCTCGTCACGATCGCTCGCGTCGTGCGCGCGGCGCTGACCCGCCATCGCGAAGTGACCCTCGTCTTCCTCGTGAGCCTCATCGCCGGTTCGATCCCGGCACCGTTGGGCCACATCGCAGCGTCGCACGCGTGGACGACGGAGACGATCGCGCTGACGGCCGGGTGGGCGACACTCGGCGTCCTCGTGTTGTTCGGACTCGAGTACCTCGTGGGCGGGTTCAATCCGGAGTAGAGCCCACTTACCTCGATTTCTGTTCGATCCGTCCCCTGGTCACGGCGGTCGCGACTCGAACGGGGTCTGCTGGGCGAGGGACCGCCGAACCCGTCACTCGCCATCGTAGCTCGCGATCCGACCCCACGTCGACTTCTTCCCCCAGAGCCCCGAGCGCATGCACTCGAGTTCGACGATCTGGGAGTTGTCGACGAAGAGGTTCACCCTCGGGCCGAACTGCTTGATGTACCACTCGAACACCTCGGGATCGGCGGCCTCGAAGACGCAGTTCTCCACGCCGAGGCCCTCGGCAATCTCGAACGCGACATCGGTCCGCCACTCGCGCACCCGTTCGGTGATCCCCTCCGACTCGACCATCACCTTGTACGCGCCGGCATCGAGGTGGCGCTCGCCCTCCGCGATGGCGCTCGTCGGATCGATCGCCGCCTCCGATTCGAGTTCCTCGACACTCGAGGCGCCACCGGCGCCGAACTGGACGTTGATCTCCGGTTTCGCCTTCAGCCCCGTCTCCTGGACGAGTTCGGTCAGCGCGACCGCGTCGTCGACGTCGATCGCCAGGAAGCCGCTCGAGACCTCGACGATGTCGAAGCCGAGATCGGCGGCCTCCTCGACGTACCGCTCGACGTGATCGGGATCGCGGATGAGGACGTGTTCGATGAAGCCACCGGTCGAGACGGACACGTCGTACTCGTGGCAGACGTCGATCAGTTCCGTCACGGCGTCCTCGGGCATCAGCGCGAACGAGCCGCCGGAGAACTTGTAAATATCGACGTACGCGCCCATCGTCTCGAGAATGTCACGGAGCTCGCGGGGCCCCATGGGATCGTAGTACGGACCGCGTATTTCGGTGATGCCGGTCGATCGCGGCTTTCCCTCGCGTTCGTTAACGTGTAGGAAGTCGAACGCACGGTCGGTGTTCTCGGCGTCGGACATGCAGGAGCCACCTCCACGAGCAGGACTAAAACGCTGTCACGCGTCGGCCGATCGGCGTCGGGGCGCCTCGAGGGGCCGAACGGACGGCTCGCGGTCGGTCAGGCGAGCAGTGCCGTCAGATCGGACGCGTCGCGCTCGTCGAGCGATCTGATCGTCTCGACGATGGTATCGCGCTCGTCGGCGGGGAGGTGGTCGCCGGCGACCGCGTCGAACTTGTCCTCCAGGGCACCCCAGCCGATGGGGGCGGACGGATGGCCGCGGAAGGCGTCCTTCTCGACGCGGTAGGTCGTGCCGTCGTCCATCGTGACGTCGACGACGGCCGGCATCTCGCCCGCCTCGAAGCGCTCGGTGAGGTCGGGGTTTTCGGTCACGTCGACGATCCGGAGCAGTTCCTGGACGTCGTCGCGACGGATCCGGTCGGGTTCGTACTGCTCGAGCGAGAGGTCGCGGTCGATCAGCGCCGCGGCGAGCATGTAGGGCAGCGAGTGGTCCGCCTGGGCCCGGTTGCGAACCTCGTAGCGGTTGCCCTCCCCGCCGCCGATGATGAGCTTCGCCCCGCCGAACGTCTGGAGTTTGATGCCGGCGACCTCGCCCGGAGCGAGGTCCTCGCGCTCGGCGACCTCGATGATTCCCTCGACGGCGGACTGGGCGTACGTCTCGGCGACGTACCGCTTGGTCATCACGTCGTGGACGCGCTCGCCCGGCGAGAGGTCGACCTCGAAGGGGCCGGAGATAACGTCCTGCCACCCCTTCCGTCCCTCGAAGAGATTCCGCGGTCCCGCCATTCCGTTCTCGGCCAGCATCGCCGAGTAGACCGCGTTACGGGCCGCGTTCGCCGACGCGATTCCCTTCCACTCGTTGATCTCGCCGGTGCGGGTGACTCGAAGGGCGTTGTGCGCGGTTCCGGCGATGGCGATCGCGTTGCGCGTCGCTCCGAACTCGAGACCCAGGGCTTTCGACGCGCCCGCGGCGGCCGAGATCACGGTGTGGGTGACGTGGTCGAACCCGCGGTCTCGAACGGGGGCGTTCCAGGCCAGTTCGGCCTGAATTTCGTAGGCGACGGCGAGTGCGGCCAGCAGCTCCTCTCCCGACCGATCGGCGTACTCCGCGGCGGCGACGACGGCGCCGACGTTGTCGCTCGGGTGGGGCGTCTCGCCCGGAGCGAGAAACGAGTCCATGTAATCGAGATACCGAACGAGCGCCGTGTTGTGCATCGCCGCCTGAACGGGCGATGCGCCTCGATCGCGTCGCCAGAGGGCACACGGGCCACCGTTCTCTACGTCCGCCACCGTGGTGGCGACGATCTCGGTCGGGCCAGCGTCCGCCGCGGCGATGCCGATGCCGACCGCGTCGAGCACCCGGCGCTTGAGGGCGTCACGAACGTCCGGAGAGAGGTCGGCGTAGCCGGTCTCCTGAACGAACCTCGCGAACTCGCGGGTGGTAGTCATGGGCGGGCTTCCACGGGCATCACAAAACGTCTTCGCGTGACCGCCCGCGGTGTCGAACGCTCCTCTCGACGGCCGTCGTCGCTCCGGCAGCGGGCGGACGAGGACTCGCCACTCCGACGACAGGCGACCGACAACTGGCGACCGACGGCCGGCGGCGGTCCCCGTTTCCCTCTCTGGAGGCGAAACGACGGGTCACGAAGAGGGTGGGCGACGGAAGGCGGCGACACGACCCGAGACGGCCGCGTTCGACGAAGTACGGCTGGCGGCTGCAGGGGACGGTCATATCGGCCGAGTCGCCCAACCGTACTCAAACGACTGCGGGACTCGAGCCGAATCGGACTCTTCTGAGAACCACCGCCTCCCGGGGGCGACCGAGTGACGGCCACTGCCCAGACGCCCATCGCCCAACGGGTGACGGACGACTGCCTCACGGCTGCCTGCGGACCCGGCAGAACGAACGTCAACGCGAGCATGAACACGAGCATCGAAGTCGACTACTGGATCGTCGATACCAACGGACGCTTCGCCGACCCGGGGGCGCTCTCGGGCGTCGCCACGCGGCCCGGGGAACGACGCGCACGTTCACTGGTCCGAGTTTCGACACCCACCTGCGAGACGATTCCGGAGCTTCGGGCAGCGTTCGTCGCTGCTCTCCAGGACGTCTTCTCGAGAGCGGCGAAACGGGACAAACGTCTCGTCCCGTTCGCCACGCCGATCAACGGTGCCACGATAGACGAACGCCCGCGCAAGCGAGGCCGCATTCTGAAGGAGGCGACCGGGACCAGCGTCGATCACGCGACGTACTGTGCCGGGACGCACGTTCGCATCGAGGAGCGAAACGCGATCGACCAGCTCAACACCCTGCTCGCTCTCGATCCGGCACTCGCCCTGGTCAATTCGTCGCCGTACGTCCGGGGCGAACGAGTCGCCAACGGAGCCCGGGCCTCCCGCCTGCGGCGGACGTGCGACGAGCCGTCTCTCGGGGACGGCCGGTGTCGGCGCTACGTCGACACCGTCGGCGAGTGGGACCGACGGCTCGAGTACCGCTACGAGAGGGTCAAAACGGCGGCCGTGGAGGCGGGCGTCGACGCCGAGGCGTTCGAGGAACACATCTCGTCCGACGACGTCGTCTGGACGCCCGTTCGGCTGCGCGAGGGTGCGCCGACCGTCGAGTGGCGCTCGCCGGATACCGCGCTCCCGAGCCAGCTCCTCCGGCTGGTCGAGGAACTCGAGGCGGTGATGGAACGGCTCCAGCACGCCGCGGTTCGGATCGACGAATCGAGCGGTGTGGGAAACCGGAGAGACCGAACGCACAGCGGCGGATCCGCCGGTCTCGCCGGCGGACGCGATCGGACCTGGCATGGGAACGGCGGCCTCCCCGCCCCTCCCGGCCGCGTCGCGCGCGACGGGGTCACCCTCCCCGACCTCGAAACCGTTCGTGCCCTCGTCGAACGGGCGATTCACGACGGCCTCGAGTCGGCGGCCGTCGCGAGCTACCTCGAACGAATGGGGTTCTCGGTCGACAGCTACCACCCGATCGCCACCCGGATCGATGGACGCCAGTACGTGACCCGGGCCGACGCCAGGGAGCTCCGGCTCGAATACGCGAACCGACTCGAGGAGGACGTCGCCGAACTCGCGTCACCGTAAGTCAGTTTCCGTGCCGGTACTCGTAGTCCCGTTCGGGGTCCTCGACGCCCTCCGTTCGCGAGCCGACCCAGGCGCCCAGGGAGAGGCCGTAGACGAGATGGCCGGCGTGAAAGAGCGCGAGTTCGTCCGCCTCGAGACGGACGTCGAGCAGGTCCTGTAACACGAACTGGACGCCGACGGCCGACAGGACCAGGCCGTAGACCGAGCCCCAGAGGAGCCCACGCTGTTCGGGTTCGATCGACCGACCGGCGTCGTACAGCGAGAACAGGACGCCGAATGCGAGGCCGGAGCCGGTCCCGTACACGAGATGCAACGCGAGCGCGGCGATCGGGTGGTCGCCGGGGTCCTCGTCGGCGACGTACTGCGACCAGAAGTTGGCCGACGGTGGCAACGAACGCAGGATCGGAAGCCGAAAGGCGGTCATGATCAGCGTCGCGACGAAGCCGGCCTGAGTGCCGCGGATCGCGGCGTCGAGGACGTGTTGCACGCGCGGGTGCTCGTCGGCGGCTTCGGTGTGGCCCTCCGTTGCTGTGACGTCGCGGAATCGGCGCAATCGATCGAAGAGTGGCATAGTTGACTCAGTCGGAATACTCCCACGGCGGTCGTCTTAACGGCACGGCGCGCCGATCAATGCAGAAGCAACGGGTGAAACCGAACGTTCGATTCTGTCGTTGGTGGTGATTGCCAACACCGCGCACAGTACGGCGAATACACTCTTGCCGTTCAATCACCCTATGGAGACTCATGTCGAACCCGATCCGGGTACTCTACGTGGGTGACGAGCCAGAACGCCTGGATCTGGCGCTCACGGGACCGGACGGGACATCCGGGGGAGTCGAGGTTTACAGAATACCGAGGAGAAAGCCCACGATCTTCAGTCGTGTGGAGGATGTCAAGGGCGTCGAACGGGACGAATCGCCCGTGACGACGGTCGGCGAGGGAGACGCCGTGCAGACGGACTGACGACAACGTCCTTTTGTCTATCCGGCTCGAACGCCGGTCTATGACAACGGTCGAGGCGAAACTCGCGGCCGCACGCGACGACCTCGAGGCGCGGGACGGCGTCGTGATCGCCTTCTCGGGCGGGGTCGACTCGAGCGTGGTGGCCGCACTCGCCTACGATGCGCTCGGCGAGGACGCCGTCGCCTGCACCGCAAAGAGCGAGACGCTTCCCGAAGCCGAACTCGA encodes the following:
- a CDS encoding DUF368 domain-containing protein; this encodes MEYERPDVVMDRLELLRAYAYGLCMGTADALPGVSGGTVALLLGFYGRLIAAVTALTPHKAVTVLRGYDPDRRTRARETLLEMDLQFLIPLGVGMVTAVVLVADAVSSLEASHPVALFGFFTGLIAASAITLGRSLRVSSVAHVSAAIAGAGLALLVATGIVELPGSGPLVIAFAGAIAVSAMILPGISGSLILILLGQYVFLTNELTAFVGALGGLLGDGSLATLVDPGLTVVLFVAGGVVGLVTIARVVRAALTRHREVTLVFLVSLIAGSIPAPLGHIAASHAWTTETIALTAGWATLGVLVLFGLEYLVGGFNPE
- a CDS encoding glutamate-cysteine ligase family protein, whose translation is MTATAQTPIAQRVTDDCLTAACGPGRTNVNASMNTSIEVDYWIVDTNGRFADPGALSGVATRPGERRARSLVRVSTPTCETIPELRAAFVAALQDVFSRAAKRDKRLVPFATPINGATIDERPRKRGRILKEATGTSVDHATYCAGTHVRIEERNAIDQLNTLLALDPALALVNSSPYVRGERVANGARASRLRRTCDEPSLGDGRCRRYVDTVGEWDRRLEYRYERVKTAAVEAGVDAEAFEEHISSDDVVWTPVRLREGAPTVEWRSPDTALPSQLLRLVEELEAVMERLQHAAVRIDESSGVGNRRDRTHSGGSAGLAGGRDRTWHGNGGLPAPPGRVARDGVTLPDLETVRALVERAIHDGLESAAVASYLERMGFSVDSYHPIATRIDGRQYVTRADARELRLEYANRLEEDVAELASP
- a CDS encoding MmgE/PrpD family protein — encoded protein: MTTTREFARFVQETGYADLSPDVRDALKRRVLDAVGIGIAAADAGPTEIVATTVADVENGGPCALWRRDRGASPVQAAMHNTALVRYLDYMDSFLAPGETPHPSDNVGAVVAAAEYADRSGEELLAALAVAYEIQAELAWNAPVRDRGFDHVTHTVISAAAGASKALGLEFGATRNAIAIAGTAHNALRVTRTGEINEWKGIASANAARNAVYSAMLAENGMAGPRNLFEGRKGWQDVISGPFEVDLSPGERVHDVMTKRYVAETYAQSAVEGIIEVAEREDLAPGEVAGIKLQTFGGAKLIIGGGEGNRYEVRNRAQADHSLPYMLAAALIDRDLSLEQYEPDRIRRDDVQELLRIVDVTENPDLTERFEAGEMPAVVDVTMDDGTTYRVEKDAFRGHPSAPIGWGALEDKFDAVAGDHLPADERDTIVETIRSLDERDASDLTALLA
- a CDS encoding phosphosulfolactate synthase produces the protein MSDAENTDRAFDFLHVNEREGKPRSTGITEIRGPYYDPMGPRELRDILETMGAYVDIYKFSGGSFALMPEDAVTELIDVCHEYDVSVSTGGFIEHVLIRDPDHVERYVEEAADLGFDIVEVSSGFLAIDVDDAVALTELVQETGLKAKPEINVQFGAGGASSVEELESEAAIDPTSAIAEGERHLDAGAYKVMVESEGITERVREWRTDVAFEIAEGLGVENCVFEAADPEVFEWYIKQFGPRVNLFVDNSQIVELECMRSGLWGKKSTWGRIASYDGE